Below is a window of Glandiceps talaboti chromosome 15, keGlaTala1.1, whole genome shotgun sequence DNA.
ATGTATGAATTTGCATAAGATGGCAAACAACCAACCTTTTCTTTGCGTACTATTTCTTCTCGTTCTGCCATCAATTGAAGTCTATTCTCTTCCTTAGTTAGTCGCATTGTCGTTCTCTTAACCAGATCCTCTGCAGCTTCCATGGCCTGTCTGGCCTCTCTGTAGGAAAACACAGAAACATAACTTATTACTTTATATTCTAATGAAGAATACTTAACAGATATTCTGATCCTTCTATATTTCCTTTGTTTCAGCTgtggaaaatatgagtgacataaggaGCCTTGTCAAGACAAGTTAAAGACGAGTAGTGACATAACCCTTGTCATGTTTCTGTCAATggtgttgtcatgacaaattATGACTGGGGTATAAAtactgtattttctgttcaaatgcaTACAACATGGCTTCAAGTTCAAGTGGAATAATTGTATCAAAGACTTTGGATATAATCATTTTTGTTCTCAAATGGTTTTCATAAGACAAACTCATTAATGTCAAAACATGAAAGTGACCATGTCTATGAGCCGATAAATGCTCTGTGAGCAGGTGAAACCTATAGTAAAGAAATTGTTGGAAGTTGTTGACATTATGAAACCAGCAGCATGTTACACTAATGCAAAGAGTCTTGCTCTTTGATGACAATGTATGAGATAGTGTCTAGTAACCTACAGAGCTGACTTTTGTATCCAGTTTTCTTGTTTGTCAAATATGTCTGTAAAATAATCAAATTCAACACATCGGCCAAGGTTTCAAAAACAAACCTTATAAGTCGGACTCTTTCGTTTTCCTGTTTATTCCATTCCATGGCTATCCGGTGCTCTTCCTGGGCTTGTTTCTCAGCATCTTCAAGATTTATTCCTCCCGTCTTCCCCTCCAATTCCTCTTTAAACATGGCACTATATGTACAGAATAATGGTAAGAAACAAAGACTTCAGACACATTGTATGCCTCCATAATGATAtcatactgaaaataaatacttaCTATGGAAATTACAATTGCATTCAGTTTCAATGATCAAACATGTTTAACAAAAGGCACAGTCAACAAGTAATATGAACAAAACCTTAGATAAGTAACATATCTGCCCAGATACTGAGTTAGCATTGTATTAAACCACAATATGGGATGGGGGGGCAAACAAAGCCCATACTACATGCTTAAGCTGGgtattttaatttcatgttcACTGTGTATAGTATAGGTCTGGTTGCAACTATCCATCATGCATCATAGCCATTCTACTACTAAGAGAGAGTTGGCTTATCTCAGTTTATTGGTAGTACATGCATGTTACTCTTATCAAACATTTTTGATGATTGAAACTGAACACAAtttcaataataatataatatggtataatataccCAGGACTGTGGATACTGAGTTTTTGTAGAGTTATGTTACTTATTTAGAATGTCCTCTTTCCTGATACATCATATCAATAATTCAAACATTGTTCATTGCATTAACTGTGAGTCCCACATAGAGGTGTATAAATTgacgttttgtttgttttccagaGTATGCATCAAATTCTGTATGAATGATTCTTATTTGTCACAAGAGggtacactgtgtgtgtgtgtgtgtgtgtgtgtgtgcgtgtgtatgtgcgcgcgcgcacacgcGCATTTGTAAGTATCCTAGGCCTAAATCTGGAACCAAGAtttttctattttacttttttcttGCATCTTTGCACAATTAATGCTATGGTAATAAGAGTTGCTATCCAATTAAACATGTCCAAAAATGCCCCTCGAACTTGTAGTCTCTATTTACTCGTGTTACAGGTAGGACAATTtgaattgattttaaaataattacaacaacaactacaataAATGTGAAAAACTACAATATGTATGATTCTACTTACCTTAAAGATTTCATCATGGTACGGTAGTGTTTATATTTTTCTCGAAGGAATTCTGTCTCCCAAGGATCACGCGGAGTTGGTTTTCGAACATagtttagttttgattttgaaggTGGTCTTATATTCTTATGAGAACGATAAAGCCGATTTGGGATTATTGTTGATTCTGTCCATGATTTTGATGCAGCTTTCACACACCATTCTCTAGCAAGAACATGACAAACGCGCGTAAACATTTCTACAACGCACAGAAACTTCGAGAGCCGTCAGCTAGCACACGTTGTTCATATGTGACACCGGAAGGGAATCCCTAGTTGTTTGTTTGGAAAACCTCCAATAAGGGATTCCCCTAAGTTGCCGAACTACTAGCCTGGAGATGACTGTGTTGTTCTAACCCGTATATGGCATTTTTTCTGTATTTAAAAGAGTCGACTTATACAATTTGTTCGATTTTAGCTAGTAAGAAGTACCACATTAGCGTTTTATAAATTGGCTTTCCGCTCTGTAGGCAAAGGGAAGTACCACGCATTGGATTGTGGGTAAGAGATTCCGCCATTGCAGAATAGAAAGATGGTAAGTAATTCTATGCTACACACTTTAATCCAACATCATCACATCAAGTAATATATTAATTTGTCAGATACCCACGTGAAAATGTCTGAAATTGTTTCATGAATTACTTGCATAGTCAATTTAGGCAATTCATTTTCTAATCTTCACGCAAATTTGATATCTTGTGTGACTTGCCTCCATGAGATGGCATGATCATGTTGGGGATCGTGTACGTACCTGTCTGCAGTGTAAAATAGAAAACTCGTGGAgacataattaattttgtgttgCTGATGCCTACTTTTGGTGCTATGTAGTAAGCACTACGCGTTTTAAATATTGCTTTGATGAAATTCATCTCCGGGTGTTGGGTTTGTCGCTGGGATTTAATTGACAGATTTGAAAGAGTCCATCATTACATTAGCGAAGAACTGAAAATGTACTGACTCATGGTGCCATTAGATAGATATGTCTGGTCGTGTCTTACTATGATATTTCAGCAAATCATGTGCTTTAAGAATACTGCAGAATCGCTGCTGTATAAATTCAAACCTGTAGAAATGCAAATTAAATTGCAACTACATAATTTCATGTCATCTTCTGGCATATAATCACCGTTAACATGTGGGTTCCCTTTTCAACAGACACAATTTTATGGATATCTCTTCAAGAAACAGAAGTAGACATTAATTTTGAATAACAAAACTTCGCAACACAGCTAATGCAAACTACatcaaatgacaacatttagTCTTAGATACATGTTTTCACTATACAAGTTACAAATGCATGTGTTAGATTTTTCATGTCATATTTGTATCATTGacttttctttctctttgtatccatagcaaccagcAATCATCCTCCTCAAGGAGGGCACTGAGGCCTCCCAGGGCAAGTCTCAAATCGTCAGCAACATTACAGCATGTCAGGTGATAGCAGATGCAGTGAGGACAACCCTTGGTCCTCGTGGTATGGACAAACTAATTGTTGATGGTGGAGGTAAgttgttttcaatttataattttACTTGCATTttgcaatcattcattcattactgcatttttcaaagtatattattgatgttgaaatgttttgcttAAGTTGGCGTAACCAGCAAACAGGAGAGATatgagatggggggggggggggggggtgtaaacATAGCTTTTCTACAGTACCATAATTTATGTTGGGAA
It encodes the following:
- the LOC144446595 gene encoding small ribosomal subunit protein mS26-like, with protein sequence MFTRVCHVLAREWCVKAASKSWTESTIIPNRLYRSHKNIRPPSKSKLNYVRKPTPRDPWETEFLREKYKHYRTMMKSLSAMFKEELEGKTGGINLEDAEKQAQEEHRIAMEWNKQENERVRLIREARQAMEAAEDLVKRTTMRLTKEENRLQLMAEREEIVRKEKDVSKTFITLETLDEAIERALADPVDFNFAINKDGQKMYKNENIERFALDMEGSQ